DNA sequence from the Vanrija pseudolonga chromosome 7, complete sequence genome:
GTACGGCAGCCCGCGGAGACAgttgagcgtgtcggccTGTCCAGCACAGACAGTCTGCGAGACAACGCGGTCGTAGATTGCCTGCGCTCGGGGCGAGTCGACCGGCGCAGCGGGAGCGATACCGCCCGAGTTCATGATGCCGCCGCGGAACAACGGGTTGCCCTTGTACTTGTTGTTGCCGTCGTACAGGCACATCTGGTTCCAGACGGAGATggcgccggccgactcgcccCAGATGGTCACCTTTGATGGGTCGCCGCCGAACGCCGCAATGTTGTCCGCCGTCCACTCGAGCCCTATCCGCTGGTCGAGGTGGCCCAGGTtggccgcgccggcagcctTGATCTCCTTTCCTGGCATGAATCCGAAGCCCCCGACGCGGTAGTTGACGGCTACCAAGACGAATGgcttgccgagcgcgaccgagttggcgacgagggagCCGCCGTCATACTGGCTGTTGTAGCCCATCTACGTGTGTCAGTGGGGGTGGCTTGGCTTGGCTTACCtcgaagccgccgccgaagaTCCAGAACAGAACAGGCAGGTTAGCCCCTGCGACTGTGCCCTTGGGGCGGTAGACGTTGATGTTGAGGCAGTCCTCCTGCGCCTTGGTGCTCGAAATGTAGAACGGGTTGGCGGCGACCGAGTTGAGCACCTGCGAGATAATGTCGTTTGCCGATGCGTCCGCCAGCATCTGGGGGCACGCGGGCGCCTGCTGCGTCGCGTCAAAGTTGGTGAGCGGGGTCGTGATCCTgacgggcggggcgaggcggagcggccCGACGGGCGGCTGCGCGAACGGGATGCCAGTAAACGCTTCGGCGTCGTTGCGTGCCAGGCCGATCAGGctgccggccggcgtcgtgATCGTGACCGTTGGAAAGgtgccccgcgcgccgaggttgtTGACATTGTCGCCGACGGTGACATATGGtcccggcgccgcgagcgccgcagcggccgacaggacgagcgcgaggagcatgCTGGTGGTCGTGAGTGCTGGGGGTGGTGTCGGCTTCAACTCTCAACGGCTGGCTTATATACATACTGCCCAGGCCCCGACGCAATTGATCGAGGCACCATCATTCTCGAAGCGAGCATGCTGGCATCGGTTCATGACAATGTTCCAAAATGAGAGACATCAGGGAGAGTCACCATCCCCACCGCAGTTTGTCACCTTGGAACAGAGTGGGCTTGCTCGCGTGaggccagcagcacgcgAGTCTGAAACTGTATCTATTTGCCGGAATCTTGTCATGTCGGCGATTAGACCTTATGTAGCATAATAGGACGGGATCGGGAAGATGTCAATGTCACAGTgaacggcgagcgagcgcaggaCTCCGACGCCCCGCAAAAAGCGGCGCTTCGGGATGGGATTCACTGCCATTatgtgcatgcatgcacgcaGGCATGCAAATCCGCGGCATTGTGGCATGACGTCGATGAGGTGTGGGGCCGCGGACAGTTAATGAGCTAGTGCCAAGTTGTGGGGAGGACGTTGATAAGTA
Encoded proteins:
- the ARB_02369_3 gene encoding putative secreted lipase; the protein is MLLALVLSAAAALAAPGPYVTVGDNVNNLGARGTFPTVTITTPAGSLIGLARNDAEAFTGIPFAQPPVGPLRLAPPVRITTPLTNFDATQQAPACPQMLADASANDIISQVLNSVAANPFYISSTKAQEDCLNINVYRPKGTVAGANLPVLFWIFGGGFEMGYNSQYDGGSLVANSVALGKPFVLVAVNYRVGGFGFMPGKEIKAAGAANLGHLDQRIGLEWTADNIAAFGGDPSKVTIWGESAGAISVWNQMCLYDGNNKYKGNPLFRGGIMNSGGIAPAAPVDSPRAQAIYDRVVSQTVCAGQADTLNCLRGLPYADFLKAANSVPGMLSYTSIALSYLPRPDGKVLTASTDVLAKQNKYAAMPMISGNQEDEGTLFTLFQANSSATTDLITSYLNTVLFPNGPTATVAQLVNSYSPWIWDGWPYGTGVLNEWYIGFKRLASILGDLTFILARRIQLTATTTNNPSIPAWSYLSSYYYGTPVLGTFHGSDLNSVHFGVGLSSAGVKGIQSYYANFVYNLDPNNASGGTSTASAVSFNWPKYDTKSRTMIKFNLLNYETIADTFRSASYDVLSANPSVFQI